TCCCGGCCGCCGACGCGCACCCCGTTCAGTCGCGAAAGATTCTCGGCCAGCAACTGCGCCTGATTGAAGCCGCGCTTGCGCTGGCGATTGCGGTGCAGGGGCACGGGAAGGATTAAATCAAATTGGATCGGCGATTTGCTGCCAGTCGCGAAACGACCGGAAGCCTCCTGCAGGCAGCGTGCCAGTGGTTTGGCCAGTGGAAACCAGGCATCGTATTTGAAGCGACGGATCAGGTCACCCAGCACGCCGTCATACTCCGCGAAGCTGCGGGCCTGATCAAATGAGTACGATGCGCGGCGGCACAATCCGCACAGCTCCGTGCCGTGCAGGCCCAGCGTGGAACCCAGAAACAGTCCGCAGTGCTCGCACTCCAATCCGTCGTAGGGTTGCACGCGCTCCCAGCAAGGGTGGCAGACAGGAACAGCATCAATGGCGTCCAGTGGTGTATCGCAGACACGGCAGAGAGAAGGAATTAGCAAAGTCGATAGAGGATCGACCAGCGCATGAATCACTGCCCGCAGGCGCGGGAAGCGGGGTTGACGATGCGGA
This region of Acidobacteriota bacterium genomic DNA includes:
- a CDS encoding ComF family protein — translated: MQPYDGLECEHCGLFLGSTLGLHGTELCGLCRRASYSFDQARSFAEYDGVLGDLIRRFKYDAWFPLAKPLARCLQEASGRFATGSKSPIQFDLILPVPLHRNRQRKRGFNQAQLLAENLSRLNGVRVGGRDCVRMRDTPPQTGLRGAERRKNVRGAFAVPEPGRVKGASILLIDDVLTTGATLDACAAALREAGAAQVRALTLARARPGARDIV